The DNA window ggtatatacatatatatatatatgtaattttttaaataatttgcgaaggttatttgttaatttatcttttaacaaaattgtaATAGAACagaattattgttttttttcttttatcccTGGTTATTTTTACGTACagttataattataagaGTTTTAACTTTTATGTTGTATGAGTGAACAGTAGTTTTCATTTCAAAACTTACAGTAAGCGAAATGCCTTTAAATGTGGTAATACCATCTggtatgttttatatttttaattttttcccctATTCTTAACAAGTgttattaagaaatatatatatcttatatattttactattgtttttgtaaaataatgtGCCAGTGCATGtagttcattttattattatttcgttGCTTCTCTGCATCGTTTCATCTTTTTGATTTGTATTGCGTCACCGCTTCTTTTTTCGTCATAATTCACTGCTTCATCTTTTCGATGATTAATTGTTGcataactttatttttattttgtgtgTAGAACCAAAAGACCCTACGctgatatataaatacaacaAAAAAGAGGTATACTCAGGTGAACTTGAAGGAatacttattttatgttttttagcAATTTTCCTTGGAGTAATTTTTAAGGTTACCCCTTTCAAATATTAAACTGATAAActtgataaaaaagaaatattgtACTCACGAACATATTCATAAAACCtaataattaataactaCTTTGTGTTCTTATTTTCAGACatttctgtatttttttccttaggTGATTGAAGTTATCTTTGTAGTTATTTTTGTGTTAATTTCCATATACTTAACAGCAAGAAATGGAGAATTAAACCTTGTTTCAATATTACCTATGATTATGTATGTcctatattcttttaaaaaatatttatcataaagaaaaaaaatattattctaaaaAGTCAATATTTCTAAGCTGTCACGATATGCCACATTTGCCCTTTCAGCATTTATCATTTACGTATTTAtcgtttatatatttatatatatacctatttattgtatatatatatgttcactTATTTATAgcctatatatatgttcatgtaTTTATCGCACATTATttgcttttttcttttagaaTGATCGTGATGACATTAGGAATGTCGTGGGTTCAACAAAAGAgctttaataaaaagcaaaCGAGTAAATTTGAATTATAATACTATTCTTTCGTAGTTAGATGGTTGGCTAATTagtttgtttgttttatttatttttttcttgaggtttaccttattttaatttttttctctattttatagaattttaatacgtacatataaatatacatacatgcgtacacatacatatattcgtAAACTCTTATTTAATGCaaatgtttaaataaaaggaaaagatgCACATAGCATTAAAGTTTTACTCATTTCCAAAATGGGGTACaaacttttttgttttctcgGATTTCATTTGCCATAACTCTCCTTCAATATCATAcagaggaaaaaaattttgaaaaattttatttttttttgtattagcAGTTGTAGAATTTCTATGAACTTTTTTAGGAGTGGTCAAAAAATTGTGATTCAATTTTAATGGTTTTATTCTGTATTCATTCCttgaagaaaaatgaaaatcatTAGAGCGATAAGATTCGATAGATTTATAATTTTCGTTAAATGAAGCATAACCACCTATTCCTTTGTGTTCTCCTTCCTTTTTCAAACAGTTGATATCATAATTgtatttactattatttccattattattattattatagttaattttttccattttattttttgttttcttttcctttaattttttacttttttttttggtttcaCTTGACTCAATAAATTCAAATGATTGATCTGTGATGAAACTGCcaatttgtaatttttctaCAATTAAGTTTTCATTGTTGTTATCACTATTGCTATAACCACTTTTGCTAATACCACTTCTCCGCTTTTCAGTAGTAATCATATCAAGCttaattttcccttttttatttacactGTTACAAGTAACACTTTTCTCACTGCTTGTATATCCTCCTACAATGTCATCCTCAAACATTGTTAACTCATTTGAACATGCTacaatcattttattattattggtCTTCacttttgtattttcttCCTTCCACCTTATGAAATCTTCATTCTTTTTCAGAAACAATACATAGTTCCTACGaacaaaaaatggaaaaaaaattttattaacattacaagaatttcctttttcaaaaaaatgaaataaatacaattaaGTGCATTAATATAGGTGTACTTCGAATAGTAGAAAAGATaaaccatatatatatgtacatttatatgtatatgtatttatgtctGCATATTATTCTAAGATACTTTATTAATCTTACAGAACAATTTCTAAAAAGCTTTCTCTTTCGGTGAGCTCAGGGTACAAATAATTTCCTACTGCACTTagaaacttaaaaaaatatatatatacttcataaataaaatattttttaaaaacaaataagaggaacaaatgaaaaatctTTTTATCATAGCATGTTttcgtaaaaaaatatgcaaacaggtaaattcctttttctactaattttttccttcaaGAAAAAAGGTTCGAAAAACCGTTAGTTTGTAGGACGCGCATGCATGTTTAAATGAGTATATACAAAAGGTTATATCTACTATACGTGTGTACaagtacatgtatgtatgtgtttataaatatatatataggtgtatattgatatttatatattacgaGCTTAAAGTAAAAGTATGTCAGAACGTCGCCGCTTTCATCAGTCTTCTCTAGGATTGCCTTTTTGTACAGTACTATAAACGAAAATGTTAGAAAATTCATTAACAccatttaattatatgaagtatatatatgtggtatttaaaaataaagccacaatatttaaacaaaagCAATTTCACATTGTTATGCACactacaaatatattaacatgtatatgtacatatatatatatatatatatatatttttttttttttttttttttttttgtgttctTATTGTTTAGTAccttcattaaataatttttccgAAGTCCTTATATCTATGTTCCCATTggttctatttttttcatccttttttagtaaataatatgtaGCTAAAAAATTAGCACACAGTGTTTTGCTCATTACGTACTCTACAAttctatattaaaaagaaaaaaaaaattatatttttaaaagttaaaaGCAGTTTGACAAGCATATCACTATTAAGAATAACTGTAACATGaattatgttaataaattCAGCCAAATGTATGCAGacctgtatatatatatatatatatatatatatatatatatatatatatattatgcttaTGCATGTATCTCATATTCctaaatatatcttttcctttattttatctttactCTCCGCAATATTTGCTGTATATGGAAAAAACTTTCATTAACTCTGCCTCTTCTTCACCCGGCAAAATAAGTAATCCTGCATTTTAAAGAAGTAAACaaaaagagaatatataataaaacaacgaaatagataaaaaaataaataagtcaGACAGTGCTAATGAAGTACAATTAACAAAACAGCACAAGCACGTAATTATTGCaacaaattattatgttcataatatttatattacaaaaacaatattttttaagtatgcCATTGCAAAATTTGTTCGTACGATAAATTATAATGCtgtgttttttattttccgtTTTGCTTTATATGTGTATCtgtatgaatatttttataggtGTATTTAGTGATATACTTTTATGTATGGCATTAGAACATGTTTATGCATTTGCCCAAGGATGTGTGTATTATGCAagtacgtatgtacatacatatatttaggTTCACGTAGTGTAACATATAGAGAACAAGTGAAAAACCCTAGTAATTCACGTTCGCCCTTCTAACACGTTATTCCCTCATGaccattaaaatatattcttgtttgtgcatatatttcatttgcCTTTAtcactttatttttattttttagtgtcatatatatatatatatatatgtgtatatatgggtacatgtgtacatatgcatatatgcacgtatgtatatcATAAAACATACTTTTTAACTTCAAGTAACTGATTTCTGTATTTATAAACCGCTCACCCTTAGTTAAGTGCTTGCTCTTTTTACTCTCCAAAAGGGAATTTCTTTCTGTCACCTTCAAATTAAAATCATgcttttcattttgtaatttttgtatttcattttttaactcactcactttttctttttcaatttctAATTGTActgatttatttttgttaatatcttcaatttctacatttttttcttctataatttttaaggcattatatatttcctcctttaattttttattaatgtcTTCTGTATCagagtattttttttctatttcattaattctttcttttatttctaatttttctgATTTTTCTGATTGTAATGTAAACGAGTTAATATTATCCTTGTTTATATCTagcttattatttttcttatccATCCCAATACTTATATCATCTTTTATTCCTGTAAGGTGGGAAAGAGTTCCTACACTTTTTGTTTCTATAACAGTACCGCAACATTCATCTACCATATCACAAACTGTGTTGTTACCTCTACTCTCTTTTTTCACTGACACTTGCACTCCCACATTGTACTTTTGATGATTAACATTCtctcttatattttttaaagaagtTAAATGTTTAATTAGAACATTGAGCTGTTAACAAAGGAAAAGTGGAGCAAAGAGGGgggagtaaaaaaaaaaattgtacacatttttatgtataattaatttactttttaactaaattattttttaatattgaaaatCTATATTCTTTCGTTCGTTTATTGATTCGTTATTAAATCTGTTCATTTGtgaatacacatatatatatatatatatatatatatatatatatatatatatacaaatatacattcatacatatatgtatatatttatatgcatatattatgactatccttaattatatatgcatgttaCAACTTGTAAGTTGAGCTGTACCTTTTCCTGTTCTGTCATAATTAATTTGCGAAATAAATACGCGCTCAACCTTTGGagtatttgaaaaaaatgcttatattctattaaaaaataataatcataataaaaaaatataaagctatataaagcaaaatgaaataaagcgaaacaaaataaaaccaaATAAAGCGAAATAAagtgaaacaaaataaaaccaaATAAAACATCATAGaacaaaacataaaaaagtaagataggaaaatagaaaaatcaaaagatagaaaaaatacatgcgtgtaattttttaaagcaccatacataaaaataaatctgtGCATGACAACACCACTACgcatgtaataaaaaaaaaaagtaacttATGATCATGAGAAGATACACCCGacattaaattaaatttagtGTTTAAtccttttctttatatttgtttgaaAAACATACCTATATTTCTTGAGCTTGAAGATTTTGATgatttaaatatgtaatataatgtatctttgtttttatatttaggCAGTAAGTTGTAGTCATAACActgtcaaaaaaaaaaaaaaaagaaagtcgAAATACGGAAGTATGAAAcaggaaaatattaaaagagaAACTACGAAGTAGGAAAGTTTCAAATAAGTAGGAAAAATGAATGTAAAACGGagtgaaataatataatacaaaattgaaatgaggaaaaaataaaatgagaaaaaattaaaatgagaaaaaattaaaacatggaaaaaatatagcaaatGTGCCGCAAAAATTAGAATGCATTTCTCTTATATTCTTTTCCTTTACCATTTTAATAAATCCATTAACCCCCATATACCCACTGGTTgaatatttgttaaaaacattttccAGTGTTCTATTTAATTCATAACTTAAATAAACAGCACATCCATTGTTTTCAGGTACTAAATAAGCTTGTtctgaaatatatttttgatctCTAAATTTTTCAATTGTTTTAAATTTGATTCGTGGTGTTATTGGTTCTCCTTCATTTATGCAgggcattttttttttctttttttttgtcttaaTATTTggaacattttatttttatttgtactgCTAGTACTTGCAGTTCATAACTGTTTAtgttatcttttaaaaaatattaaattaaaaattgaaaatatgtacttacaaaacaaaacaaaacaacaacaaaaaaaaaaagtaatatatagataaataattaatatagttacatgaatatttataaacaaCAATAAATTTAGAGCACTAGAAAAAGCCACAGCAAAAAAACAACTACAAATAATGAGctagaggaaaaaaaaaaaaaaattacaaaaaactaaaaaaaaaaggaaacacatataaaaaaaagcactTAAAATAGAAAACACACACAACTTTGTTACACGAGAACTATTTTCAAATGcttcaaatttaaaaaaattaaaaattaatattttattataaagacATATGCGGCAAACGAGCAATAAGCCATACATAACTtagttaacaaaaaaattaaagaaaaaaaaaaaaaaaattataaaaagaaaaaaattttaaaaaaaataataaaagaaaaaaaaagaaataagaaaaaacgaaaatttaaagcatattatatgaaaataaaaaaagttttatacatataatgtatatgtttttatcTATGAATAACTGAgtgcaaatatatttaaatgacagtaaaatacaatataatatatgtatcattgcctttatcatatttttatatgcttTACTTTCTACGACATTTCTATTGTATACTTTAAGAGATATGAGAAATAAGAAATGCAATTTTCCATTGATTATTTTAACATCTCTTAATATAAATGGAacatttttcatcattttgtTATGAATCCTTAGATTTacatttccttttattttcttaactATTTGTGCAACGATACGATTTTTacagatatatattactctttttttttttttttttcgacaATTGTAAGTTACAAACAAATGCGCACCAGAATGCATCCtaagaatatatttgaaaaaatagtaCTTGAGATAAAATTACTTAAAGGTAATGacattttaacaaaataacgTTTTACGAATACAcaaatttaacaaaatgacattttatgaatataaaaatttaacgAAATAACTTTTTAACAAATTGATATTTTGATGTTTGTTtttatgtcttttttttttttttttttttccatgcCCCTTTTTACCTTTGTTTAATAAAGGGTTTACTGTTTGTAGCTTCTTttaactaaaatattttccttctttCTGAAATAAGCAAATTAGTATTGTTATCTGTGATATATGtgagtaataatattaaatttgttaTTGATATGAATAAGATAACagtataacaaaaaatgttatatttacgtatacatatatatatacatataaatgaatatgtaaatacagaaatactaaatatatttttaggcCCATTTTTGCATTTAAGGTGGACAGAACAACGGAATggttaaaaataagaaaaaatattacaacaataaagaaaaacaatataacaataaatgAACTTGCAAAAAatatctacatttttttagaattttaaaatttccttttttcttttttttttaaataaaaaagatttttataatgtattcCTATTGTATGTAAAGTAACACACGTCCTACAATATAAGTCTATGATTCAATAAAGAGGATTAAgttaagggaaaaaaaaaagaaaaatttgttaaggaataaatttattatttcgtttatcataaaattttcataggaattccataatttttataacttcACACTAATGCTTCTTTTTCCTTCTGCTgctatttatctttttttctatttatctttctatataatatataccatTTATTGCAGGAATATAAACTGTTTGTAATCTGTAGGTTGaatctatatattatttttctatttattctttatcttctttttcatttacctcacacacataaataattttatataaatggaagaaggaaaagattcataaaatttttaagaataatgaaaaggcttaagtttttatgtaaaaatatataacatttattttatttcgtttacacacattatataaaaaaatatgagtattaaaataaaaaaaaaaaaggaaaaaaggcccgctttttttgttctttttatgtatacatatgcgcatgtataaatacacatatatacaaatacatatatacatttgaaAATGTGTGTGTACTATTAATTAGAACATTtaagtacataaaaaaaagaaacaaaatagtAACAAAAAACCTACAAAAATTTGTtgtatagaaaataaaacaaaagtaaaataagtTTATGCTTAgccttaaaatataaatgaaggGATTGAAGCAGAAACAATGTTTGAAAAACTCTAAAAGAGttaaaccttttttttttttttttttttttttcttttagttATGCTCCTTGCACGTTTTCCTCTACGTAAGAGCATTGAGtaattctctttttttaaaaaatattgttttatatattaatttaaaaaaaaaaaaaaaataaatttataatcaactacatgtattattaagtctttattaattataaatagaaaaCCTTAATacaacaaaagaaaaagtatttCATTTGTGCTTGTAACgttcataattaaaaaaaaaaattcttttttttcttttacttcgTCATTTGTTTCGAAATACAGTTATTTCTATATCTTTGCTTCcattatattaatgttattttattttgttaagattttaatgatttattcttattttaatattttgcttCCATCGTTGTAACTGTTTCTAcctattatattatacttttttttttgttttgttattATCTTATGTCTTGTTCCATTTTTTGTCTAAATTTTATGCATAGCTgaagaaaatacatatttaattttcgATATTTAAAGtttccatatatttaattaggGTAAATTAATAAGCTGTCACTTTTGTTTGTAAAAAGCTCgaattatagaaatataacggtatatatttaaaagaaaaaaaaagcgaaaaTATTTCCCATTCTTTTTTTGCATACACACGTTTGTACATTTTAATCGctaatttgttattttcgcaactttccttctttttttttttttcattttctctatttttattttttagctTGTTAATCTATATCTTGTCACTGGTATATTATTCCGTACTTCGCTTCCACATTTTGTTTTCCTTTACTGCTACTTTTTGTCTCCTTTTGCTTCTAACATTTTGTTGCCACTTCTCTTCCATATACATAAGATGTCAAACCAAAATATACCTGAATCGAATAAAAGTTACGAAGATGTCAATGGAGACATAAACTTTGACGAGCTAGCTAATAATATGTTAGAAAAAATcgataaacaaatatacgAAGAAGTGTCAGAATTACATACGAACTCCggaaatataagtaaaaataatgtgGTTACTACTAATTTTAGCggagaacaaaaaataaagggaAACTTAATATTACctgtaataaaaaaggaacaagTTGCATCTAATATGGTAAGAGGAATACATGAAAATACAATGCATGCAGGTTCGTATCCTCGTCGAGTGATGACAGCACTGGGACCTTTGCCTTTACCagatgaatttaaaaaaaatattcctgaAAAATTTGTTGCAAAACCTATAATAGAAGAGAGAGAAATATATGtttcaaaaaaggaaagaaaacaAAGAGAGATCGAAATACCACAtgtaaaatatgaacatactTTTGAAAAAGTAATGAAGCAATTAAATGTAAACAAGTTAGTACCAAGTGTTTCCGAAGTAATTAAAGAAGTACCTAAAGAAGTTCTAAAACCAGtgatagaagaaaaaataattgaagtACCTCAAGGAGTAAAATATGTAGAAGTACCTGTAGAAGTTCCATGTTTATATCCTCCCAAAATTGTACCTAAGATAGTAACACAATATGTAGAAAGAATAGTACAGACAATCAAACCAGTAgtacaagaaaaaattattgaagtACCTCAAACAGTAATAAAACAAGtaccaaaaataaaaacagttGAAGTGCCATATTATGTTCCAAGATATGTAGAAAAAATAGTAGAAGTTCCATTTAAACCTAATGGGGAAATGCCACAATTAGGTACACATATTCCCTTCTCTGTTTCTGAATCTTTTCCACCTTTAAAACCAACACAATACCTAAGAGATAAGGACAATGGACATAGCGAATTTAAAAATCaacattcttttttatctcaaatgaattgttttaataaattatcagAACTAAATATTATGAACTGTTGTGAACCCATAACAACAAATATAAGTATGCCTCAAACAACTTTAAAACCTttagataataataaaatgtcaACTAGTAATGTTTCTGGTACTCCTAAAAATCTTccaataaattataattctctttttttaaattccgataatgataataggaaaaatgaaaatttgtgtaatcaaatagaaaatttcccacatgtacataatttACCTG is part of the Plasmodium malariae genome assembly, chromosome: 14 genome and encodes:
- the PmUG01_14055600 gene encoding conserved Plasmodium protein, unknown function; this translates as MPCINEGEPITPRIKFKTIEKFRDQKYISEQAYLVPENNGCAVYLSYELNRTLENVFNKYSTSGYMGVNGFIKMCYDYNLLPKYKNKDTLYYIFKSSKSSSSRNIEYKHFFQILQRLSAYLFRKLIMTEQEKLNVLIKHLTSLKNIRENVNHQKYNVGVQVSVKKESRGNNTVCDMVDECCGTVIETKSVGTLSHLTGIKDDISIGMDKKNNKLDINKDNINSFTLQSEKSEKLEIKERINEIEKKYSDTEDINKKLKEEIYNALKIIEEKNVEIEDINKNKSVQLEIEKEKVSELKNEIQKLQNEKHDFNLKVTERNSLLESKKSKHLTKGLLILPGEEEAELMKVFSIYSKYCGEIVEYVMSKTLCANFLATYYLLKKDEKNRTNGNIDIRTSEKLFNEVLYKKAILEKTDESGDVLTYFYFKLFLSAVGNYLYPELTERESFLEIVLNYVLFLKKNEDFIRWKEENTKVKTNNNKMIVACSNELTMFEDDIVGGYTSSEKSVTCNSVNKKGKIKLDMITTEKRRSGISKSGYSNSDNNNENLIVEKLQIGSFITDQSFEFIESSETKKKSKKLKEKKTKNKMEKINYNNNNNGNNSKYNYDINCLKKEGEHKGIGGYASFNENYKSIESYRSNDFHFSSRNEYRIKPLKLNHNFLTTPKKVHRNSTTANTKKNKIFQNFFPLYDIEGELWQMKSEKTKKFVPHFGNE
- the IMC1h gene encoding inner membrane complex protein 1h, putative — translated: MSNQNIPESNKSYEDVNGDINFDELANNMLEKIDKQIYEEVSELHTNSGNISKNNVVTTNFSGEQKIKGNLILPVIKKEQVASNMVRGIHENTMHAGSYPRRVMTALGPLPLPDEFKKNIPEKFVAKPIIEEREIYVSKKERKQREIEIPHVKYEHTFEKVMKQLNVNKLVPSVSEVIKEVPKEVLKPVIEEKIIEVPQGVKYVEVPVEVPCLYPPKIVPKIVTQYVERIVQTIKPVVQEKIIEVPQTVIKQVPKIKTVEVPYYVPRYVEKIVEVPFKPNGEMPQLGTHIPFSVSESFPPLKPTQYLRDKDNGHSEFKNQHSFLSQMNCFNKLSELNIMNCCEPITTNISMPQTTLKPLDNNKMSTSNVSGTPKNLPINYNSLFLNSDNDNRKNENLCNQIENFPHVHNLPDGLRWNYPDGSMNSSVTTHNNIPPLVFTCPPEIGKVTCTKKNIQPDILTKTGVYEFDGFKKKGTSQSLFPPLAHHDRVPFLPSPAVPGTPDVKNIEENN
- the PmUG01_14055500 gene encoding conserved Plasmodium protein, unknown function produces the protein MPLNVVIPSEPKDPTLIYKYNKKEVYSGELEGILILCFLAIFLGVIFKVIEVIFVVIFVLISIYLTARNGELNLVSILPMIIMIVMTLGMSWVQQKSFNKKQTSKFEL